From Lolium perenne isolate Kyuss_39 chromosome 5, Kyuss_2.0, whole genome shotgun sequence, a single genomic window includes:
- the LOC127304364 gene encoding uncharacterized protein codes for MHQVVIYLSQQLYSKDVHFLTPLPLWSSRFCNRAKSFSVGSVEPSFIKYDEAGCSWVVRARPYKVARDIRDTTVADDHRQLTSTFIANRVANEIKSLPTYTIKGVIDLVKELFGYKVKYGKAWKAKQAAFKILYGDWEEAYNRLPRLLGAMAARNPGTYHVVEAIGSKTRIVNGESVRVFGRAFWAFGPSIRAFKHCRPVMAVDGTFLTGRFRGTLLVAIGHDAGDQLLPLAFALVTAENNDNWEWFMHLVRTKVIEPNKEVCIISDRHQGILNAVEKEIPGCARVHHRWCMRHFCSNFYRACGNSSRYGTSH; via the exons ATGCACCAGGTGGTGATCTACCTTAGCCAGCAGCTCTACTCCAAAGATGTGCACTTCCTCACACCTCTTCCTCTCTGGAGCTCGAGATTCTGTAACCGTGCAAAATCATTTTCCGTGGGCTCTGTTGAACCCAGTTTCATCAAGTATGATGAGGCTGGATGTTCATGGGTTGTGCGTGCAAGACCATACAAAG TGGCAAGGGATATCCGTGATACCACAGTGGCAGATGATCATCGTCAATTGACCTCCACTTTCATTGCTAATAGAGTTGCCAATGAAATAAAGTCACTCCCTACATACACAATAAAGGGAGTGATAGACTTGGTAAAGGAACTATTTGGTTACAAGGTGAAGTATGGGAAGGCGTGGAAGGCCAAACAAGCTGCATTTAAGATCTTGTATGGTGATTGGGAAGAAGCATACAACCGCCTCCCTAGGTTGTTGGGAGCGATGGCGGCAAGAAACCCAGGAACATATCATGTGGTGGAGGCTATTGGATCGAAGACTAGGATTGTGAATGGTGAAAGTGTCAGAGTATTTGGCCGTGCGTTTTGGGCATTCGGGCCAAGCATAAGGGCATTCAAGCATTGCCGGCCAGTTATGGCTGTTGATGGAACATTTTTGACTGGGCGGTTCAGGGGCACATTGTTGGTTGCCATAGGGCACGACGCCGGGGACCAACTGTTGCCTTTGGCTTTTGCTTTGGTTACCGCAGAGAACAACGACAATTGGGAGTGGTTCATGCACCTAGTGAGGACCAAAGTTATTGAACCGAACAAAGAGGTTTGCATCATCTCGGACCGCCACCAAGGGATACTCAACGCAGTTGAGAAGGAAATTCCAGGGTGTGCTCGTGTCCACCATCGATGGTGCATGAGGCATTTCTGTTCCAACTTCTATAGGGCATGTGGGAACAGCAGTAGATATGGTACAAGTCATTAA